A stretch of the Ptychodera flava strain L36383 chromosome 18, AS_Pfla_20210202, whole genome shotgun sequence genome encodes the following:
- the LOC139117092 gene encoding ATP-binding cassette sub-family C member 9-like: MEGLVALGVSGVRTAWREDNLSMETADSEQDVCRGHCRANVFSVWINAGFLVVAPLVLIVAGCCTDLRHFCSKSLIHFPGHYCKWAVSIVLSVVLLGALGEGILTDVTRNSTTRPHLYAPQIFSIANVIVSLVYYHHAEYWNRPKLIWLLLAYWPMTTTAEVFRLVTLIRELDFNVTILRFYLLAICIALYIFFVALEANLLRTKVFGCWYRDEPYPRDLKKKSMHYNYKYTNLLSQISYWSLNWLFVLGFRRPLELSDLGCPPEEYEARYQYNHFRRAYQKEEARASKKNKPASLWRVYANAYGRDIATSVSLVCLSATFGFIPPLAVGGVVRYASEWQAGELSDSTDDKGTSFVTVSEFFSNGFVLVGVIFVASVLRAMSIAFGGNIATLTSVQLKSALQTFTYEKSLHLSTAVLSGGQMTVGQIMNHMSVDTLSMQYLCMWTIFISSVPYQIVVILILLYLELGFAALIGTSVFLIVTPLQYAITRKMASLQRKVLIFSDRRLKKSNEALQGIKLLKLYGWEELFCTAIEAVRSKEVSQMMKAGVFIIITSFLSQATPIIVTFISFVVYSLTSPSPLTPELAFASLALFNQLVWPLAAVPTGITYLVNAIASTQRFQKFFAASEIEDIDTNGRAPLSRGFAADNVDDEDDDDDIDDEVVIYKSDDASAHLLAKEKKPAEQTRNGGRQASDYGSFAERTPSVNASTVSDSSPDTDLPDGVALKIENGNFSWDTNALNPVLRDINVQIPNGKLTMIIGLVGSGKSSLLSAILQEMTTISGSVRFSRKGSSVSYVPQKPWLQNATLKDNVLFGNEFNLKRYRKVIEVCALQPDIDILPGGDMTEIGEKGINLSGGQKQRVSVARALYSNSAIILMDDPLSALDVHVGSHLMERGIMNFLMKEGRTVILVTHQIQYLQNADMVIIMDDGKITRQGNTNEIASQEPESFSNLKEKIRLLSESELESESDLEKSTDVERQNLRRSVSRIELEGEKIGSGAGTSLIQAEEREKGSVSWKIYYTYAKAIKWPIVLLIFVLFVGQGTAHILNNFWLADWSEAGADDSLNITQEEADDQLTYYLRGYAFLSSTYIILALATTGCQILFSLLAAKRIHIALLRNIVHAPLRFFDTTPIGRILNRFSNDTQLIDQRLWLSINTIMTCILQCTSALVVNTIVTPVFILAALPVITCYFIVMKYFVTTSRELKRLDSISISPVFAHLSETLGGLTTIRAYRSDNRFRNRLVHRLDQNNLAQLYLHTSNRWLGIRLECVGSLIILISCLSSLLSSILGDLEPSRVGLSITYALSICMFLTTLVRTLADCEMQMNAIERVDYYTHVNTEEYQGVYHPPPDWPSQGHIEFNTVSVRYSAELDAVLQNVSIQFQGGQKIGICGRTGSGKSSLTLSLFRMIDTYKGYVSIDGVNIANVPLLTLRNRLSIIPQDPVLFAGTIRFNLDPEGLRDDEELWQALDIAQLKQTVLDLDDQLDAEISDEGENFSVGQRQLFCLARAFLRKSRILIMDEATASVDMKTDAILRNVIQTAFADRTVLTIAHRIASIMDSDMVLVLSDGKIMEYDTPENLLKNPDSLFTSLVDKTT; the protein is encoded by the exons ATGGAAGGTTTAGTGGCACTTGGAGTTTCAGGCGTTCGAACTGCTTGGCGTGAAGACAATTTATCGATGGAAACAGCCGACAGCGAGCAGGACGTGTGTCGCGGTCACTGCAGGGCGAATGTTTTCAGCGTGTGGATAAACGCTGGCTTCCTTGTCGTCGCTCCGCTGGTTCTCATCGTAGCAGGTTGTTGCACGGATCTTCGACACTTCTGCTCTAAGAGTTTAATCCATTTTCCGGGCCACTACTGCAAGTGGGCCGTCTCCATTGTTCTAAGCGTCGTTCTGTTGGGTGCTCTGGGCGAGGGTATTCTAACAGACGTCACCAGAAACTCGACAACCCGGCCTCACCTATACGCGCCTCAAATCTTCTCCATTGCTAATGTCATTGTCAGCCTTGTATATTACCATCACGCTGAATATTGGAACAGACCGAAACTTATCTGGTTGCTTCTCGCTTACTGGCCAATGACAACTACAGCAGAAGTGTTCCGGCTTGTTACGTTGATCAGGGAACTTGACTTTAATGTAACTATACTGAGATTCTACCTTCTGGCAATTTGTATTGCCTTATACATTTTCTTCGTTGCTCTTGAGGCGAATCTCTTGAGGACTAAG GTATTCGGATGTTGGTACCGTGACGAACCGTACCCACGTGACCTCAAGAAGAAATCTATGCACTACAACTATAAATACACCAACTTGTTATCGCAAATCAGCTACTGGTCCCTGAACTGGCTATTCGTCTTGGGGTTTCGGAGGCCGCTTGAACTGTCGGATCTCGGCTGCCCGCCGGAGGAGTATGAGGCCAGATACCAGTACAATCACTTCCGAAGAGCGTATCAAAAAGAGGAA GCACGTGCTAGCAAGAAGAACAAGCCAGCGTCACTATGGAGAGTTTACGCCAACGCCTACGGCCGTGATATAGCCACATCTGTGTCGCTTGTATGTCTCAGTGCAACGTTTGGATTCATACCCCCACTGGCCGTTGGAGGCGTGGTAAGGTATGCCTCTGAGTGGCAGGCTGGCGAGTTAAGTGATTCCACAGACGATAAA GGCACGTCGTTCGTTACAGTGAGCGAGTTCTTCAGTAACGGATTTGTACTTGTCGGTGTAATATTTGTGGCTTCGGTGTTGAGGGCCATGTCGATAGCGTTTGGTGGAAATATTGCAACTCTGACGTCGGTCCAACTCAAGTCGGCGCTACAG ACATTTACATATGAGAAGTCACTGCACCTGTCCACTGCAGTGCTGTCTGGCGGCCAGATGACAGTCGGCCAGATTATGAATCACATGTCAGTAGACACACTGTCTATGCAATACTTGTGTATGTGGACCATATTCATATCTTCTGTTCCGTATCAG ATTGTTGTCATTTTGATTCTCCTCTATCTGGAACTTGGCTTCGCTGCTCTAATAGGGACGTCAGTGTTTCTGATAGTCACGCCATTGCAATATGCCATAACCAGGAAAATGGCGTCATTACAAAGGAAAGTACTG ATATTTTCTGATCGACGGCTCAAGAAATCCAACGAGGCGTTGCAAGGGATCAAATTGTTGAAGTTGTACGGCTGGGAGGAACTGTTTTGTACCGCGATAGAAGCTGTCCGAAGCAAGGAGGTTTCACAAATGATGAAAGCAGGTGTTTTCATCATAATAACAA GTTTTCTTTCTCAGGCGACGCCTATCATCGTTACGTTCATC TCATTTGTAGTCTACTCCTTGACCAGTCCGTCACCTTTGACCCCGGAGCTAGCATTTGCGTCACTGGCACTGTTCAACCAGCTTGTATGGCCGCTCGCAGCTGTACCGACAGGTATCACCTATTTAGTAAATGCAATCGCCAGCACGCAGCGATTCCAGAAGTTCTTCGCTGCTTCAGAAATTGAAGATATAGACACCAATGGAAGGGCGCCGCTCAGTCGAGGTTTTGCTGCAGATAATGtcgatgatgaagatgatgatgatgatattgatgacgAAGTGGTG ATCTATAAAAGCGATGACGCCAGTGCTCATTTGTTGGCGAAGGAAAAGAAACCAGCTGAACAAACACGGAATGGGGGCCGTCAGGCGTCGGATTACGGGTCCTTTGCAGAGAGGACGCCCAGCGTCAATGCAAGCACCGTTTCGGATTCATCGCCAGATACGGATCTCCCGGATGGTGTTGCCCTAAag ATCGAGAACGGGAATTTCAGCTGGGATACAAACGCCCTCAATCCAGTCCTGCGTGACATTAACGTACAGATACCAAACG GAAAACTAACAATGATAATTGGACTGGTTGGAAGTGGCAAATCGTCCCTGTTGTCGGCAATACTGCAGGAAATGACCACGATATCTGGTTCGGTGCGGTTCAGTAG AAAAGGGAGTTCGGTATCCTATGTCCCACAGAAACCCTGGctgcaaaatgcaacattgaaaGACAACGTCTTGTTTGGCAACGAATTCAACCTAAAACG GTACCGCAAGGTGATCGAGGTTTGTGCACTGCAGCCCGATATTGACATTTTACCCGGTGGTGACATGACAGAGATCGGTGAAAAGGGTATCAACTTGAGTGGTGGTCAGAAACAGCGAGTCAGTGTGGCTAGGGCTTTGTACAGTAACTCTGCAATAATCTTAATG GATGATCCCCTGTCAGCTTTGGACGTTCACGTCGGATCGCATCTGATGGAACGAGGAATTATGAATTTTTTGATGAAGGAAGGAAGAACTGTTATTCTGGTGACTCACCAAATTCAGTATTTACAAAATGCAGATATG GTGATCATAATGGACGACGGGAAAATCACCAGACAGGGAAATACGAATGAAATCGCTAGTCAGGAACCCGAATCGTTCTCGaacttgaaagagaaaatcagacTACTGAGCGAATCCGAGCTTGAGAGCGAATCTGACTTGGAAAAGAGTACCGATGTAGAACGGCAAAATCTTCGACGAAGCGTTTCAAGGATAGAATTGGAAGGGGAAAAGATTGGCTCAG GTGCCGGTACTAGCTTGATTCAAGCTGAAGAGAGAGAAAAGGGATCTGTTTCTTGGAAAATTTACTACACCTATGCAAAGGCGATCAAGTGGCCAATAGTTCTTTTGATATTTGTGTTATTCGTTGGTCAAGGAACAGCGCACATTTTGAACAACTTCTGGTTAGCCGATTGGTCAGAGGCTGGAGCTGACGATAGTCTCAACATAACTCAG GAAGAAGCTGACGATCAACTGACTTACTATCTCAGGGGATATGCGTTTCTTTCCTCCACGTACATCATTCTTGCACTCGCAACGACAGgatgtcaaatattattttcgCTGTTGGCTGCAAAGCGTATCCACATCGCCCTCTTACGGAACATTGTCCATGCACCCCTGAGGTTCTTCGATACTACACCGATTGGTCGCATTTTAAATCGGTTTTCCAACGACACACAGCTGATAGATCAG AGATTATGGCTCAGTATAAACACTATCATGACCTGTATACTGCAGTGTACTTCGGCTTTAGTGGTGAACACAATCGTAACACCGGTGTTCATCCTTGCTGCCTTGCCTGTAATCACCTGTTACTTTATAGTAATGAAATACTTCGTTACCACCTCCAG AGAGTTGAAACGTCTTGATAGCATCTCCATATCACCGGTATTCGCACATTTATCAGAGACACTCGGTGGACTAACCACTATACGGGCATACAG GAGCGACAATAGATTCCGAAATCGGTTGGTTCATCGATTGGACCAAAACAACCTGGCGCAGCTATACCTTCACACCAGCAACAGATGGCTCGGTATACGGTTG GAGTGCGTCGGTTCTCTCATCATCCTCATATCTTGTCTGTCAAGTTTATTGAGCAGTATTCTCGGTGACCTTGAGCCCAGCAGGGTCGGTCTTTCGATCACCTATGCGTTGTCT ATCTGTATGTTTTTAACTACGCTGGTTCGAACATTGGCAGACTGTGAAATGCAAATGAACGCCATAGAGAGAGTTGATTACTACACTCACGTTAACACTGAAGAATATCAAG GCGTGTACCACCCGCCACCTGATTGGCCGAGCCAGGGTCACATCGAATTTAACACTGTATCAGTGAGATACAGTGCGGAACTCGATGCAGTTCTGCAGAATGTAAGCATACAGTTCCAAGGCGGACAGAAG ATCGGAATTTGTGGTCGAACCGGAAGCGGCAAATCATCTCTCACTTTATCTTTGTTCAGAATGATAGATACCTACAAAG GTTACGTTTCAATAGATGGAGTCAACATAGCGAATGTGCCGTTGCTGACACTCCGAAATAGACTGTCTATAATACCGCAGGATCCTGTTCTATTCGCCGGCACCATAAG ATTTAATCTTGATCCAGAGGGATTGCGGGATGATGAGGAGCTGTGGCAGGCATTGGATATCGCTCAACTCAAACAAACTGTCCTGGATTTGGACGACCAACTCG ATGCTGAAATATCGGACGAAGGGGAAAACTTCAGCGTTGGACAGCGACAGTTGTTTTGTCTGGCCAGAGCCTTTCTGCGTAAATCACGAATTCTCATCATGGACGAAGCCACAGCTTCCGTCGACATGAAAACT GATGCTATTCTCAGGAATGTTATACAGACTGCATTTGCCGACAGAACAGTGCTGACTATCGCG caCCGCATTGCGTCTATCATGGATTCTGACATGGTGTTGGTGCTTAGCGACGGCAAGATCATGGAATATGACACCCCTGAAAATCTACTGAAGAACCCGGACAGTTTATTCACTTCTTTAGTTGACAAGACCACATAG